The Paenibacillus sp. BIC5C1 DNA segment TCTTCCGTCTCTTTCATTCTTTTTTCCAGCATGACCATGCCACGCTCGTATATACGAACTATATATGCATCATCTTCACTCTCTACATATGGAACGCCTTCCCATTTAAAGCTCTCAAACAAACGGTTAATATAGTTCTCTGTCTGCTGCCTGCCGAAGGATGTCTGTTCAAGCAACTGAAAAAGAGTTTTTGCAATATCTGGTTTACTTAGTATGTTGGGCATAAAATCTCCTTTTGACATGTTAATGAAAAAGCTGCCAATGGCAGCCTCTTCATAACAAATGTTCAATTCAGGTTCCACAAAAAGTCCGGTAGGAGGTATCGCATTGCGTAGGCAGTTCCGCGTACTCAGCCTGTTCGGGAGAATGTGCAAATGGGTTTGATAGGACAGCGAGAAGCTTTTCCATCACACTAAGATTTCCGTGATTCTCCGCTTGGTCCAGTGCTTCTTCCACCCGATGATTACGAGGAATCACCGCCGGATTGTTCGATTTCATCAATCGTTGCGATTCTTCTTTCCCTTCCTGCTGTCTGCCTAATCTTGCCTGGCGACGCTCATTCCATTCCGCAAACTCAGAAGTGTCGAACAAGGGAGCTCCCTTAACCGTATCAAAGGTAAGTGCGAGAAACGTATTCGTATAATCTGCACTATGCTTCTCCATCAGTTCAAGAAGATCCCTGATTAGCGCTTCATCCTCAGCCTCTTCATTAAACAAGCCCAGCTTGCTCCGCATTCCCGAGAGCCAGTGGTGATGATACAATTCTGAGAATTGTGCAATAGCATCCTGGGCGATTTGTACAGCCTGTTCTTCATCCTCATGCAGCAGTGGCAGAAGTGTCTCGGCAAACCGAGCCAGATTCCAGCCGCCAATATACGGTTGATTTCCATAAGCATACCGACCTTGCGTGTCGATCGAGCTAAATACCGTCGCTGGATTGTAGGCATCCATAAATGCACACGGCCCATAATCGATGGTTTCACCGCAGATGGACATATTATCCGTATTCATTACGCCATGAATGAAACCAACCTGCTGCCACTTAGCAATAAGTGAAGCCTGCCGCCGGATGACTTCCTGAAGCAACTGAAGATAACGGTTATCCGGTGAGGAGATTTCAGGAAAATGCCGTTCTATCGTATAATCAGCCAGTGCCCGGAGATCATTCGTTGATGCACCACTGGCTGCGTATTGGAAGGTTGCCACACGTAGATGACTTGAAGCCACTCGCGTCAGGATTGCACCAGGTCGCTCTGTTTCTCGTGTAATGTTTTCTCCAGTAGATACGACCGCCAGACTTCGCGTTGTAGGAATGCCGAGTGCATGCATCGCTTCACTAATAATATACTCACGCAGCATGGGCCCCACGGCAGCACGTCCATCCCCTCCGCGAGAGTATGGTGTTCTTCCCGATCCTTTCAGCTGAATATCCACTCGCTCGCCTTGTGGCGTGATCTGTTCTCCCAGCAGTAAAGCACGTCCATCACCAAGCATGTTAAAATTACCGAATTGATGACCCGCATAGGCCTGAGCCAGAGGCTCGGCACCTTTCGGTATCAGGTTGCCTGCAAACACCTCCGCTCCTTCATCACTGTTGAGAACCTCCACATTCAGTCCCAGGCTGGCTGCAAGCGATGAATTGAAGATGATCATCTTCGGTGATTGAACGGGTACCGCTCCCTGAACCGTGAAAAAGGTCTGCGGCAAACGTGCATAACTGTTATCGAAATGCCATCCTTCTATTCGTGTATCTTGTTGCATGTGATCACAACTCCTTTTCTGTAACCAAGCGATATCAGGATATCCCTTCGTTTATTCTAGCCTTGTGAACCAATGCTCATTTATGTAGTCGCATGGAAATTCAACGGAAAGAACATGTGGCATGTTCATGATGAAACTTTAGCATATTTATCTCCCTTTTGCATTCATCCTGTTGTAACTTTCATACCCTGGGCGCCGTTTAAGTTTCAAGGGGTTATGAGCACTGAAAGCAAACCTGCTTATGTTCAATTAACTAAGGAGAAATCTGCCAAACTTTTCGAACTTATCACTGGTAAAAAAGCTTCCAGGGTATGTTGAATAAAAATATCCGATTTTACTCTAAAGACTCTGCAGTTTACCCAGCATAAAGACCCAAGAGATTCATTGGCGAGGGGAGTCATTCCGATCATTCCACCTCATTCAATATCATCTTGGGTCTGTTCCTTTTATCCAGATCGTATGCCAGTTAATCAGACAATCTTACGTATGTGCTTCTTGAGCCTGTGCGGGCTGTACGGGCAGACTCTCTTTTTTGAATCCGAGATTAAAGAAGATATTGAGCAGAATGGCGCACAGACTGCCTGTGATAATACCATCACCAACAATAATGCGGATACTTTGAGGCAGCTGGGCAAACAGATCAGGCACAGCCGTGACGCCAAGACCGAGTGAAACCGAACAAGCAACGATTAACAGATTGGATTGCTTGCTGAAATCCACATGTTGCAGCATTTTAACCCCAGATGAGACCACCATGCCGAACAGAACCACCGTTGCCCCTCCGAGTACCGCGCTGGGGATAATCGTTGCGAATGCCGCAACTTTGGGGATGAGTCCGAGAAAAATCAGAATACCTCCGGCTGCAACAACCACATTGGTTGTTTTCACTTTGGAGAGCTGAACCAAACCGACATTCTGGGCAAATGTGTTATAAGGAAAAGCATTGAAGATGCCACCAAGCACAAATGCCAGACCTTCTGCGCGGTATCCTCGTGCCAGATCCTTTTCATTAATTGGTTGATCACAGATTTTGCTCAAGGCCATAAACACACCTGTAGACTCAATAATGACAACCGTGCCGACAATAATCATGGTAATGATCGGACCGATTTCGAAGGTAGGCCATCCAAAGTAAAAGGGCTGGGGCAAATGGAACCAGGAGGCTTCCTGTACAGAACTGAAATTCACTTTTCCCATGAGGGCAGCCACGAGGGTACCCACAATAATACCGAGGAGAACCGCAAGGGATTTGACAAAGCCGCGAGCATATCGATTCAGCACCAGAATAAAAAGCAATACCCCGAATGAGAGAGCCAGATTATCTAAGCTTCCGAAATTTTCGCTGTTTGCCCCGCCTGCCATGTTTTTGATGCCCGTTGGAATCAATGCCAAACCAATAATGGTTACAACTGTTCCAATCACGACGGGAGGGAACAGCTTGACAATTTTACTAAAGAAGACAGCACATATAACGATGAATATGCCTGCTGCTATGATGGAACCGTAAATGGCTGGAATTCCATATTGTGATCCAATCGCAATCATCGGAGTCACAGCAACAAATGAGCTTCCAAGAACCGCTGGCAAGCCAATTCCCAAATACTTCCCTTTGCGTGCCTGAAGCCATGTCGCGATACCACAGGTTAACAGGTCAATTGATACCAGGTACGCCAATTGTTCTGCAGTCAGGTTTAAAGCCCTTCCCACAAGCAGCGGAACCAAAATGGCCCCGGCATACATCGCCAATACGTGCTGAATTCCCAGTGAAAAAATCCTCATTCTCTTGGTTTCTCTCATCCCTATCTGCCCCCTGTAATTTAGAATCACTTTACCGCTGCAAAATCGTGTTATGTTGATTCACATTATATAAACTATTCAGGGAAGTTCCATGATTCATAACATAGAATTGTTGAAGGTTATAAAGAGAACTCATTATTTTGGGCACTTTGTACAAAAGGGAATGAGCACAACCTCTTTCCTTGTCATATTATCTCACACGAAAAACAAATCAGCTTCGCTTCTCACGATTCCATCCCAATCGAAAACATAAAAAAGGCCAGCCAGAAATTTCTGGCTAACCTAATCATTTGAGAACCACCGGAATGGCGACCTCATATGCATACTATATTATGGACAATGCTCATGCTCAGATCGGATAATCGACAACAATCACATTCTCCACCCACTCATTCAAGGAAGTTACAAAAGACTGATGAGCAGGATGCGGGCCATAAGCTCGCAGCGCTTCCTGATCTTCAAACGTCACTCTCAGGCCAAGTGTGAAGCCCTGAATATGATCTGTCTCCTCTGTTACATTAATGCCTGCGGTAAGATCCACAATTCCAGGGATCTGTTCCTGTAACGCGAGCAGTTGAGCCACCAATTCCTGCTGTTTGACCGGAGTGATTGTATCGATTAATTTGAATACGACCAAATGTTCATACATTATCTTCTCATCCTCATTCCATTAAAGAGTTATTTAGCTTTTTAATACTCTGCTCTGAACATGATGCAGCAGCTTCTGAAGCCAGATCATATCACTTTGAATGGAGTGGTAAGCGTGATCTCGCATCAACAACAGTGCATCTTTCAGATCCTCCTGCACATCAATCTCCTGAGGTGTATGAGAATCAATATATTCCAGTTTCTTATTCATCTTCTCAATAATATCCTCAATCAAATAAGCGATCTTCTGATTATCCACCTTATCCAAATGGACCAAAGCAGCATATAAGGACTGTATGTTCGTAAACTTCTGGAACACCTTATATATGCTCTCTTCAAGGGACTGACGTCCTTTTTCGGTGATGCCATATGTCGTTTTGTCCGGTCGATTTTCTGTTTGAATCGTTTCTACCTTCTCGATCAGGCCCTTCTTCAGCAACACTTCAAAATTATAATAAATGGTGCCTTCCGTAATCTTGGCATCCGTTTGATCCAGATGTTTCCCTATTCGTTTCTTAATATCATAGGGGTAATAGTTCCCCTCACTTAGTGCACCGAGTATAAATATTTGAATCGACATTGTGACTGCCCCCATTCTGCTCTTCCAAGGGTACAGCTTCTTCCTCATCGCCTACCCTCATAACTTCTATTTTATATCATAACGGGCTGTTGTACAGACTCCTGTGTCGTATCGGTCTGTTTGGCTTTTTTGAAATGATGAATGGCCGTATTGATCACGAAGGCTCCCAAGCCCACCAATGCCAGTCCGACCGCATATTCTACCGTTTTCCCTCCGCCGAAGAGAATATTATAATCCAGATGCGTTGAATAGAACATCGGTGTGATCTGACTCACGAATTTGAAGTATCCTGGCATCATCTCTGGGGACATGGACGTCCCGTTTGCAATGGACTGACTGAGTACGAATATCATATTGATCAGCATTCCGCCTTGACCGAGAAGCATGATAAAGATGCTGGTGAACTCAATGGACACAAACAGTTGCAGGCTGTGTACCATCCACATTTTCAAAACACTTCCACTCCATACCCCTGCACCATAAAATAAATGCCAATCCCTACAAGTGGAGCAAGGATGGAAACAAGCAGGTTCGTACCTCGCATTGCAAAGAATGCTCTCCATTTCCCCATCTCTCCTTGCAGTTGCTTCATTCCGCCAATACTTTGCATCGCGTAGATCATGGCTCCAACATAGAGCGCCATCGTGATAAACATCGGTGCCATCTGATTCTGCATGCCTGCTGGCTGAGGGTTGCTCAGAACAATGTCCGATGACACTTTGCCCATAGTAGACTCCACAATCTGTTTCGATTGCTCTGCAGGAACCTGCATGCTGCTCAGCACACCCTCGAAGCTCTGTGCCTGAACCTGTGCGCCCATCTGCGCAGTAATTTCAGCTGCAACATTTTTCATGGAGCTCGTGATTGTTGTTGGGTTCGATTCATTAATCAGATACTGGAGCTGAGCTTTACCGCCCTGTTCAGACAGTTTCTCCGTAAAATCACCCGGTATACGTATGATCATATGGATTTCCCGGTCTTCAAGCCCCGTCTTTGCCTGTTCCAATGATTCGTTGGTTACTACCGTAAATGGCAATTGTTCCTGCAATTGTTGTACAAATTCAGTACCGGATTGCTGGTCCTCGTTGACAATGGCAACGGTAAGATTGGTTACATTTTTGGGGATTGCGCTATACCCTGACATAAAAACGGTCAACATTACAATTTGGTAAAAAACGATCATAAATATGCCTGCCTTGACTCCGCCATGCTTCAGTATGTTCTTCACTCTCTACTCCACCTTGTTATCTCAATTTAAACTACTTGAATTAAAGTACTCTCATTTGTTATATTTGTCAATGAGACCAACCAAGGAGGCGAAACGAATGACGAAGAGCTCTATTATTTCTCTGTCAGAAATCACGAATTTCCAATCGAAAGAAGAAGAATTCAGTCCCTACCGTTGGTATAGCAGCATGTTGAATCAGGAACCTGTCATCTACAATGAAGAGACCGATTCCTGGCATGTATTCAGGTATGATCTTGTCAAAACCGTGCTTAATGATCACGAGCACTTCTCCAGTGTGAGAAAGAGATCAATTGTTAATGTGGGATATTCAAGCGAAGAAGAAGGTTCGGACAGCGAGCATCACATGCCGGACAAGCTGGATATTCACAACGTAGATCCGCCGGAACATCGCAAGCGGAGATCATTGCTGGCAAGTGCATTTACACCCCGAAGTCTCAAGCTCTGGGAACCAAGAATAGAGGCAGTGGCCGAAGAGCTGATCAGAGAATTTGAAGATCAATCGGAAGTGGACATTGTTGAAGCTTATACGAGCATGTTTCCTGTCATTATCATGTCCGACCTTCTCGGCATTCCTTCCAAAGATCGTCATTTGTTCAAGGATTGGGTGGACACCATGTTTATGCCTACTACCGATGCCACTTTTGATCAAATTAACGAAATGAAAAAAATTGCCGGGGAAGAATATTTCAAATACTTGTATCCCTTCGTTGTGTCCAAAAGATCCAATCTGGGAGAAGATATCATATCAGACCTGATCCAGGTTGAGCTCGATGGCGAGCACTTTACGGATGAAGAGATTGTGCGAACCACCATGTTTATTCTGGGCGCCGGCATAGAAACCACAAGCAACCTGCTGGCCAACTCGTTCTACGCCCTTCTATATGACCAACCGGAATTGTATGCCGAACTCAGGGATAATCTGGAGCTTGTTCCGGCCGCAGTAGAGGAAATGCTGAGATATCGCTTTCACATCAGTAAAATGGACCGCATGGTCAAAGAGGATAACAGTGTCCTTGGTGTTGAGCTGAAAAAGGGAGACGCTATCGTGGCGTGGATGAGTGCAGCCAATATGGATGAGAACATGTTTGAAGATCCGTTCACCTTAAATATTCATCGATCAAACAATAATAAACAGCTTGCGTTTGGTTTTGGTACTCACTTCTGTCTGGGGGCTCCTCTGGCCCGTTTGGAGGGTAAAATTGTGCTGAGCACCTTCCTGAAAACGTTCACCAAAATTGAACCCGTGGCAGGATTCAATCTGGAGGATAACCTGACTCCTTCTGCGGCAGGACAGTCTTTAACAAGTCTGCCTTTGAAGCTGTATAAGTAAATACATCTGACGTAAAGTCAATATAAGGTTAATTTAGGTCCGAATTCATATTGTTATCCGTTGAATGAGCTATAATTGAACCAAAATACTCGTCATCCATTTAGTTAGGGATAGCGGGTATTTTGGTTTTTTATATGTTTAAACAAAACGAAACGAGCAATATCGTCCAAGAAAGTCCCTTCTTTTCATATTATAATGACATTTAACTTACCAGAAAGAAGGTGCAGCAGGTGACTCGCGAAGTGCGAACCGTCGTGTTCGATACCGATCTACAGCTTGAAGCTTATCAATTCGAAGGCATTATGCAGAAATTCCCCAATCATTTTCATGACTATTACGTCATTGGATTTATTGAGCAAGGCAAGCGACATCTTGTATGTAATAACGAAGAATATATCCTGAACACTGGGGACATGATTATTTTTAATCCGCATGATCCCCATGCCTGCGAACAGGTGGACGGCAGAACCCTGGATTATCGTTGCATCAACATTCAACCTGAGGTCATGCGCCAATATGTACAGGAAATTACCGGACAAGATTACTTGCCACGGTTTGCTTCCCCTGTCCTCTATCAGAGCGAACATGTTACTTCTTTGCATGAGCTGCATCAGATGATTTTGGAAGAGCAAGCTGACTTTCACAAAGAAGAACTGCTGCTCTTTCTGCTGGAACAGCTGATGAGAGAATATGCAGATGCCGAACCGCCTATTTCCGCCCAGGACGTCACCATCGAGATTAGACG contains these protein-coding regions:
- a CDS encoding protein adenylyltransferase SelO encodes the protein MQQDTRIEGWHFDNSYARLPQTFFTVQGAVPVQSPKMIIFNSSLAASLGLNVEVLNSDEGAEVFAGNLIPKGAEPLAQAYAGHQFGNFNMLGDGRALLLGEQITPQGERVDIQLKGSGRTPYSRGGDGRAAVGPMLREYIISEAMHALGIPTTRSLAVVSTGENITRETERPGAILTRVASSHLRVATFQYAASGASTNDLRALADYTIERHFPEISSPDNRYLQLLQEVIRRQASLIAKWQQVGFIHGVMNTDNMSICGETIDYGPCAFMDAYNPATVFSSIDTQGRYAYGNQPYIGGWNLARFAETLLPLLHEDEEQAVQIAQDAIAQFSELYHHHWLSGMRSKLGLFNEEAEDEALIRDLLELMEKHSADYTNTFLALTFDTVKGAPLFDTSEFAEWNERRQARLGRQQEGKEESQRLMKSNNPAVIPRNHRVEEALDQAENHGNLSVMEKLLAVLSNPFAHSPEQAEYAELPTQCDTSYRTFCGT
- a CDS encoding nucleobase:cation symporter-2 family protein translates to MRETKRMRIFSLGIQHVLAMYAGAILVPLLVGRALNLTAEQLAYLVSIDLLTCGIATWLQARKGKYLGIGLPAVLGSSFVAVTPMIAIGSQYGIPAIYGSIIAAGIFIVICAVFFSKIVKLFPPVVIGTVVTIIGLALIPTGIKNMAGGANSENFGSLDNLALSFGVLLFILVLNRYARGFVKSLAVLLGIIVGTLVAALMGKVNFSSVQEASWFHLPQPFYFGWPTFEIGPIITMIIVGTVVIIESTGVFMALSKICDQPINEKDLARGYRAEGLAFVLGGIFNAFPYNTFAQNVGLVQLSKVKTTNVVVAAGGILIFLGLIPKVAAFATIIPSAVLGGATVVLFGMVVSSGVKMLQHVDFSKQSNLLIVACSVSLGLGVTAVPDLFAQLPQSIRIIVGDGIITGSLCAILLNIFFNLGFKKESLPVQPAQAQEAHT
- a CDS encoding Dabb family protein; protein product: MYEHLVVFKLIDTITPVKQQELVAQLLALQEQIPGIVDLTAGINVTEETDHIQGFTLGLRVTFEDQEALRAYGPHPAHQSFVTSLNEWVENVIVVDYPI
- a CDS encoding PadR family transcriptional regulator; this encodes MSIQIFILGALSEGNYYPYDIKKRIGKHLDQTDAKITEGTIYYNFEVLLKKGLIEKVETIQTENRPDKTTYGITEKGRQSLEESIYKVFQKFTNIQSLYAALVHLDKVDNQKIAYLIEDIIEKMNKKLEYIDSHTPQEIDVQEDLKDALLLMRDHAYHSIQSDMIWLQKLLHHVQSRVLKS
- a CDS encoding AraC family transcriptional regulator; its protein translation is MTREVRTVVFDTDLQLEAYQFEGIMQKFPNHFHDYYVIGFIEQGKRHLVCNNEEYILNTGDMIIFNPHDPHACEQVDGRTLDYRCINIQPEVMRQYVQEITGQDYLPRFASPVLYQSEHVTSLHELHQMILEEQADFHKEELLLFLLEQLMREYADAEPPISAQDVTIEIRRICEYIETHYMESITLNQLVELTGLSKYHLLRLFTRQKGISPYRYLETIRINQAKRLLEQGQLPIEVAAQTGFSDQSHFTNFFKKLIGLTPKQYRRIFNHEVDSKRTADDQS
- a CDS encoding YhgE/Pip domain-containing protein, giving the protein MKNILKHGGVKAGIFMIVFYQIVMLTVFMSGYSAIPKNVTNLTVAIVNEDQQSGTEFVQQLQEQLPFTVVTNESLEQAKTGLEDREIHMIIRIPGDFTEKLSEQGGKAQLQYLINESNPTTITSSMKNVAAEITAQMGAQVQAQSFEGVLSSMQVPAEQSKQIVESTMGKVSSDIVLSNPQPAGMQNQMAPMFITMALYVGAMIYAMQSIGGMKQLQGEMGKWRAFFAMRGTNLLVSILAPLVGIGIYFMVQGYGVEVF
- a CDS encoding cytochrome P450, with protein sequence MTKSSIISLSEITNFQSKEEEFSPYRWYSSMLNQEPVIYNEETDSWHVFRYDLVKTVLNDHEHFSSVRKRSIVNVGYSSEEEGSDSEHHMPDKLDIHNVDPPEHRKRRSLLASAFTPRSLKLWEPRIEAVAEELIREFEDQSEVDIVEAYTSMFPVIIMSDLLGIPSKDRHLFKDWVDTMFMPTTDATFDQINEMKKIAGEEYFKYLYPFVVSKRSNLGEDIISDLIQVELDGEHFTDEEIVRTTMFILGAGIETTSNLLANSFYALLYDQPELYAELRDNLELVPAAVEEMLRYRFHISKMDRMVKEDNSVLGVELKKGDAIVAWMSAANMDENMFEDPFTLNIHRSNNNKQLAFGFGTHFCLGAPLARLEGKIVLSTFLKTFTKIEPVAGFNLEDNLTPSAAGQSLTSLPLKLYK